A window of the Parabacteroides merdae ATCC 43184 genome harbors these coding sequences:
- a CDS encoding toprim domain-containing protein, protein MERTEIDAVRRMPLADFLARLGHEPVRRSGNELWYLAPYRGERTSSFRVNVAKQLWYDFGLGKGGDIFTLAGEFLQSDDFMKQAKFIAEAANMTVAGWEKPVYLSKPTESVFEDVEVAPLLRSLLTEYLEERGIPYAIASRHCCRLNYGVRGKRYFAVGFPNMAGGYEVRSRYFKGCIPPKSVSLVKANDIPADECLVFEGFMDFLSAVTLGVTGNADCLVLNSVANVEKAAGLLDGYGRIGCFLDRDEAGRRTLAALTMRYGERVTDRSSLYDGCKDLNEYLQLTTKKQKNNHLKIEEQ, encoded by the coding sequence ATGGAAAGGACGGAAATAGATGCTGTCAGAAGGATGCCGCTTGCGGATTTTCTCGCACGGCTGGGGCATGAGCCTGTCAGAAGGAGCGGTAACGAGCTGTGGTATCTTGCCCCGTACAGGGGCGAGCGCACATCCTCTTTCCGTGTGAACGTGGCGAAACAGCTCTGGTACGACTTCGGTTTGGGCAAGGGCGGCGACATCTTCACGCTTGCCGGGGAGTTTCTGCAAAGCGATGACTTCATGAAGCAAGCGAAGTTCATAGCGGAAGCCGCCAATATGACGGTTGCCGGATGGGAAAAGCCCGTCTATCTCTCGAAGCCGACCGAATCCGTTTTTGAGGATGTGGAGGTCGCTCCGCTGCTCCGCTCACTGCTGACGGAGTATTTAGAGGAACGGGGCATCCCTTACGCCATCGCATCCCGTCACTGCTGCCGCTTGAACTACGGTGTGCGTGGGAAACGGTATTTTGCCGTTGGCTTTCCGAACATGGCAGGTGGCTATGAAGTCAGAAGCCGATATTTCAAGGGTTGCATACCTCCGAAGTCTGTATCACTGGTAAAGGCGAATGACATCCCGGCTGACGAGTGCCTCGTGTTCGAGGGCTTCATGGACTTTCTCTCTGCCGTGACGCTTGGTGTAACCGGTAACGCTGACTGTCTTGTGCTGAACTCAGTCGCCAACGTGGAGAAGGCGGCGGGATTGCTGGACGGATACGGGCGCATCGGCTGCTTCCTCGACCGTGACGAAGCCGGACGGCGGACGCTTGCCGCACTTACCATGCGATACGGGGAACGTGTCACCGACCGTTCCTCCCTCTATGACGGTTGCAAGGACTTGAACGAGTACCTGCAACTGACAACGAAAAAACAGAAAAACAACCATCTAAAAATCGAAGAACAATGA
- a CDS encoding DUF3872 domain-containing protein: protein MNILNNRNKRTSIFKAVALCLIAAMSFTLVSCDDDMDIQQSYPFTVEVMPVPNKVVKGQTVEIRCELKKEGDFSGTLYTIRYFQFEGEGSLKMDNGITFLPNDRYLLENEKFRLYYTAAGDEAHNFIVVVEDNFSNSYELEFDFNNRNVKDDDLTIVPIGNFSPLLK, encoded by the coding sequence ATGAACATACTGAACAACAGAAACAAGAGAACATCAATATTCAAGGCAGTGGCGTTATGCCTGATAGCCGCCATGTCATTCACCCTCGTGTCATGTGACGATGACATGGACATCCAGCAGTCCTATCCCTTCACGGTGGAGGTCATGCCCGTGCCGAACAAGGTAGTAAAGGGGCAGACAGTGGAAATCCGCTGTGAACTGAAAAAGGAGGGCGACTTTTCGGGTACGCTCTATACCATCCGCTATTTCCAGTTCGAGGGGGAAGGCTCGCTCAAAATGGATAACGGCATCACCTTCCTGCCTAACGACCGCTACCTGCTGGAGAACGAAAAATTCCGCCTGTACTACACGGCGGCGGGTGATGAGGCGCATAATTTCATCGTGGTGGTGGAGGATAACTTTAGCAACTCCTACGAACTGGAATTTGACTTCAACAACAGGAATGTAAAGGACGACGATCTTACCATCGTTCCCATCGGCAACTTCAGCCCCTTGTTGAAATGA
- a CDS encoding glycoside hydrolase family protein, with product MMRVFMTMLCSLLTVCSVSAQISRQEGTDGQAAIYRLPLMERAFLCCRYFEGWHSEKHYPYVGWGHKLLPNEKYSARTMTKRDADELLRKDLRKFVAMFRKFGVDSILLGTLAYNVGPAKLLGSKTIPKSTLIKKLEAGDRNIYREYIAFCNYKGKRHAMLLKRRKAEFALLYIP from the coding sequence ATGATGCGTGTATTCATGACAATGCTCTGTTCACTTCTGACGGTCTGTTCTGTGTCCGCGCAGATCAGCCGCCAAGAGGGAACGGACGGGCAGGCGGCAATCTACCGACTGCCGCTTATGGAACGTGCTTTTTTATGCTGCCGCTACTTTGAAGGCTGGCACTCAGAAAAACACTACCCATACGTCGGTTGGGGTCACAAACTTTTGCCAAACGAGAAGTATTCGGCACGAACCATGACAAAACGGGATGCGGATGAACTTTTGCGGAAAGACCTGCGCAAATTTGTCGCCATGTTCCGTAAATTCGGGGTTGATTCGATTTTGCTTGGCACGTTAGCTTACAATGTGGGACCGGCGAAGCTGTTAGGCAGCAAAACAATCCCCAAAAGCACCTTAATCAAGAAGCTGGAAGCTGGTGACAGGAACATCTACCGTGAGTATATAGCCTTCTGCAACTACAAAGGAAAACGCCACGCCATGCTGCTCAAACGGAGAAAGGCGGAGTTTGCGCTGTTGTATATCCCATAA
- the traN gene encoding conjugative transposon protein TraN, which yields MRKVIIMFALAMGIITANAQENVTVETTNGSEQPTLTKEVYPQKEADGDLYHGLSRKLTFDRMIPPHGLEVTYDKTVHVIFPAEVRYVDLGSPDLIAGKADGAENIIRVKATVRNFPNETNMSVITEDGSFYTFNVKYAAEPLLLNVEMCDFIHDGSTVNRPNNAQEIYLKELGSESPMLVRLIMKSIHKQNKREVKHIGCKRFGIQYLLKGIYTHNGLLYFHTEIKNQSNVPFDVDYITWKIVDKKVAKRTAVQEQIILPLRAQNYATLVPGKKSERTVFTMAKFTIPDDKCLVVELNEKNGGRHQSFVIENEDLVRAGTINELQVR from the coding sequence ATGAGAAAAGTAATCATCATGTTTGCCCTCGCTATGGGCATCATAACTGCCAACGCGCAGGAGAATGTAACCGTTGAAACGACCAACGGAAGTGAACAACCGACCTTGACGAAGGAGGTCTATCCGCAGAAGGAGGCGGACGGCGACCTATATCACGGGCTGTCACGCAAGCTGACCTTCGACCGCATGATACCGCCGCACGGTCTGGAAGTGACCTACGACAAGACCGTCCACGTCATTTTTCCGGCGGAGGTGCGCTATGTCGATTTAGGCTCGCCCGACCTGATTGCCGGGAAAGCCGACGGAGCGGAGAACATCATCCGTGTGAAGGCTACCGTAAGGAATTTTCCCAACGAAACGAATATGTCCGTCATCACGGAGGACGGCAGTTTCTACACCTTCAACGTGAAGTACGCCGCCGAACCGCTGTTGCTCAACGTGGAGATGTGCGACTTCATCCATGACGGCAGCACGGTGAACCGCCCGAACAACGCGCAGGAAATCTATCTGAAAGAGCTGGGCAGCGAAAGCCCGATGCTGGTGCGCCTTATCATGAAGTCCATCCACAAACAGAACAAGCGCGAGGTGAAGCATATCGGCTGCAAGCGTTTCGGCATCCAATACCTGTTGAAAGGCATCTACACGCACAACGGCTTGCTTTATTTCCACACGGAGATAAAGAACCAGAGCAACGTGCCTTTCGATGTGGACTACATCACTTGGAAAATCGTGGACAAGAAGGTTGCGAAGCGTACTGCCGTGCAGGAGCAGATTATTCTGCCGCTCCGCGCGCAGAACTACGCCACCCTCGTGCCGGGCAAAAAGAGCGAGCGCACGGTCTTCACGATGGCGAAGTTCACCATCCCCGATGACAAGTGCCTCGTGGTGGAATTGAACGAGAAGAACGGCGGCCGTCACCAGTCCTTCGTGATTGAGAACGAGGATTTGGTACGCGCGGGTACCATCAACGAACTTCAAGTACGCTGA
- a CDS encoding DUF6956 domain-containing protein, which translates to MNTTYQTLIVKFSEPITALDGIFDDTGAWGTDTLKGWIDDYESTRFTATDSHTAVITSEYNMECVKEWLQRQTPISEMREF; encoded by the coding sequence ATGAACACGACCTATCAAACGCTGATAGTCAAGTTCAGCGAACCTATCACGGCATTGGACGGTATCTTTGACGATACCGGAGCGTGGGGAACGGACACCCTCAAGGGGTGGATAGATGATTACGAAAGCACACGTTTCACCGCCACCGACAGCCATACGGCAGTCATCACGAGCGAGTACAATATGGAATGTGTGAAAGAGTGGCTACAACGGCAGACCCCCATTTCCGAAATGCGAGAATTTTGA
- a CDS encoding conjugal transfer protein TraO: MRKYIAIIIASLALFTGQAHAQRCLPKMQGIEVRADMADGFNLGGKDGGYSFGAALSTYTKKGNKWVFGGEYLLKNNPYKDTKIPVAQFTAEGGYYFKILSDARKIVFVYAGASALAGYEAVNWGKKVLHDGSTLHDRDAFIYGGALTLDVECYVADRIALLANLRERCLWGGDTRKFHTQFGVGIKFIIN; encoded by the coding sequence ATGAGAAAGTACATCGCAATAATCATCGCGTCGCTTGCCCTTTTTACAGGGCAGGCGCACGCCCAGCGGTGTCTGCCGAAGATGCAGGGCATCGAGGTGAGGGCGGACATGGCGGACGGCTTCAATCTCGGCGGCAAGGACGGCGGGTACAGCTTCGGGGCGGCTCTCTCCACCTACACGAAGAAGGGGAACAAGTGGGTGTTCGGTGGCGAATACCTGTTGAAGAACAATCCCTACAAGGACACCAAGATACCCGTGGCGCAGTTCACGGCGGAGGGCGGCTATTACTTCAAGATACTGTCGGACGCCCGAAAGATTGTTTTCGTCTATGCCGGGGCTTCGGCTCTCGCCGGATATGAGGCGGTAAATTGGGGGAAGAAGGTGCTGCATGACGGCTCCACGCTGCACGACCGGGACGCCTTCATCTACGGCGGTGCGCTGACGCTCGATGTGGAGTGTTACGTGGCAGACCGTATCGCCCTGCTTGCCAACCTGCGGGAGCGTTGCCTTTGGGGTGGCGACACACGGAAGTTCCACACGCAGTTCGGGGTCGGTATCAAGTTCATCATCAACTGA
- a CDS encoding PcfJ domain-containing protein, with the protein MKPKTKIQKEVARLSANLRPISATQIDWAYRHCVEHIGYRTKKGNITCSDCGHEWHSDSGLCDTLEGCTCPKCHAELKVQDTRRRIYKETQNFSVITTCKGYQVIRVAQVRCESRKGEPMRFYCHEVVQRWISPDGKVTDMALLRGFLFCYCDVWALGSDMEVRPHNSLYDDVVARSCAYPKMRILPQLRRNGFKGDFHGISPVRLFKALLSDPRIETLMKGGEIEVMKHFLFNTRTADECWASYLIAKRHKYQIDNLSMWCDYLRMLKKLGQDLRNPKNICPEDFMAAHDNATRKIEAIHEKERAAEQRRWEIERREREQQRQLQRKKDAEDFIANKSKFFGLVITDEEIIVKVLESIDEYYNEGKTQGICVFGSGYYKKADTLILSARIGDEIIETVEVDLRTLEVVQCHGKHNQDTEYHERIIDLVNKNANLIRERMKAA; encoded by the coding sequence ATGAAACCGAAGACCAAGATACAGAAAGAGGTGGCAAGACTTTCCGCCAACCTTCGCCCCATATCAGCGACACAAATAGATTGGGCATACCGCCACTGCGTTGAGCATATCGGCTACCGCACCAAGAAAGGGAACATCACCTGTTCCGACTGCGGTCACGAGTGGCACAGCGACAGCGGACTATGCGACACCCTTGAAGGCTGCACCTGCCCCAAATGCCATGCCGAACTCAAAGTGCAGGACACACGCAGACGCATCTACAAGGAAACGCAGAATTTCAGCGTGATAACCACCTGCAAAGGGTATCAGGTAATCCGCGTGGCGCAGGTCAGATGCGAGAGCAGGAAAGGCGAACCGATGCGTTTCTACTGCCACGAGGTCGTGCAGCGTTGGATTTCACCCGACGGCAAGGTTACGGACATGGCGTTGCTCCGTGGCTTCCTTTTCTGCTATTGCGATGTGTGGGCATTAGGCAGCGATATGGAGGTAAGACCGCACAACAGCCTATACGATGATGTGGTGGCAAGAAGCTGTGCATATCCAAAGATGAGGATATTGCCCCAACTCAGACGTAACGGCTTCAAGGGCGATTTCCACGGCATCTCCCCCGTGCGTCTTTTCAAAGCCTTGCTTTCAGACCCAAGAATTGAAACCCTTATGAAAGGCGGTGAGATTGAGGTCATGAAACACTTTCTTTTCAATACCCGTACTGCCGATGAATGTTGGGCATCATATCTGATTGCCAAGCGTCACAAGTATCAGATAGACAACCTCTCAATGTGGTGCGACTATCTGCGTATGCTCAAAAAACTCGGTCAAGACCTCCGTAACCCGAAGAACATCTGTCCCGAAGATTTCATGGCGGCACACGACAACGCAACCCGAAAAATTGAAGCCATACACGAGAAGGAAAGAGCCGCAGAGCAACGCCGTTGGGAGATTGAAAGGCGTGAGCGTGAGCAACAGCGACAACTCCAACGAAAGAAAGATGCGGAGGATTTCATCGCCAACAAATCCAAATTCTTCGGCTTGGTAATCACGGACGAGGAAATAATCGTCAAGGTGCTTGAAAGCATAGACGAGTATTACAACGAGGGCAAGACGCAGGGCATCTGCGTGTTTGGCAGTGGATACTACAAGAAAGCCGACACCCTCATACTATCGGCAAGGATTGGCGATGAGATTATTGAAACCGTAGAGGTGGACTTGCGAACCCTCGAAGTGGTGCAGTGCCACGGCAAGCACAACCAGGACACCGAATATCACGAGCGCATCATAGACCTTGTGAACAAGAACGCCAACCTTATCCGTGAGCGGATGAAAGCGGCATAG
- a CDS encoding PcfK-like family protein, which yields MKGTDHFKRTIYMYLEQRAEEDALFAKKYRNPAKNMDECVTHILNYVQKSGCNGFTDGEIFGQAIHYYEENEIEVGKPMDCQVVVNHVVKLTAEEKAEARQNAVRKYQEEELRKLQNRHRPSARKENQPQPSLFDLGL from the coding sequence ATGAAAGGAACAGACCATTTCAAGAGAACGATATATATGTACTTGGAACAGCGTGCGGAGGAAGATGCGCTATTTGCAAAGAAGTACCGCAACCCTGCCAAGAACATGGACGAGTGCGTGACCCACATTCTGAACTATGTGCAGAAAAGCGGTTGCAACGGTTTCACGGACGGAGAGATATTCGGGCAAGCCATCCACTACTATGAGGAAAACGAGATAGAGGTGGGCAAACCGATGGACTGCCAAGTGGTTGTGAACCACGTTGTGAAACTCACGGCAGAGGAAAAGGCGGAGGCACGTCAGAACGCTGTCCGCAAATACCAAGAGGAGGAACTCCGCAAGTTGCAGAACCGCCACAGACCGTCAGCGAGAAAAGAAAACCAACCCCAACCCTCATTATTTGATTTAGGCTTATGA
- a CDS encoding DUF3873 domain-containing protein — protein sequence MTTRMTINGVSTCAEAGTEKYERFQSGIGRRRRTLVQYDYRHPIDRELFSCVKPTLDECRAARDKWLNAKKGKEDRL from the coding sequence ATGACAACACGAATGACCATCAACGGAGTAAGCACCTGCGCGGAAGCAGGTACGGAGAAATACGAGCGTTTCCAATCGGGTATCGGAAGACGCAGGCGGACACTTGTGCAGTACGACTACCGCCACCCCATAGACAGAGAATTGTTCTCTTGTGTCAAACCCACGTTGGACGAGTGCCGAGCCGCACGGGACAAGTGGCTGAACGCAAAGAAGGGAAAGGAGGACAGACTATGA